A single window of Malus sylvestris chromosome 5, drMalSylv7.2, whole genome shotgun sequence DNA harbors:
- the LOC126621797 gene encoding uncharacterized protein LOC126621797, producing the protein MALSMEIRSNVYWITIFPLSTFKIFPLGFLVATNSTCLLGAYAPINFTQDTQKKYFDPIRRGRVKKLGQKGRVQDSRMRLGKWNIGTLTGKSMEVVEVMVRRRINIMCLQETKWVGLKAKDLENSGFKLWYSGSNKTRNGVGIIVDKTLTQDVVNVKRVGDKIMAIKIVIGQELINVISAYAPQVGLDTSSKEKFWEDLRDLVQGIAQTEKLFIRGDLNGHVGRETGNYGGFHGGHGFGERNEDEEAILDFAMAYDLFLASTFFKKKEEHVITYKNGSSKTQIDFLLMRKGDRITCKDCKVIPGESLANQHRLLVMDVHIKIVRKKNKTWKCPRTRW; encoded by the exons ATGGCTTTGAGCATGGAGATACGTTCCAATGTTTACTGGATCACAATTTTTCCTCTTtcaacatttaaaatttttccCCTAGGATTCTTAGTTGCTACTAACTCcacctgt ttgttgggagcatatgctcctatcaactttacacaagacacacaaaagaagtactttgatcctattagacgggggagggtgaagaagttaggacagaagggtagagttcaagatagtagaatgcgtttaggaaagtggaatataggaaccttaacgggaaaatctatggaagtagtggaagttatggtaaggagaaggataaatattatgtgcctacaagaaactaagtgggttggtcttaaggcaaaggatctagaaaactcagggtttaaactttggtattcgggctcTAATaaaacgagaaacggtgttggcatcatcgtggacaagaccttgacacaagatgttgtaaatGTCAAAAGGGTAGGAGATaaaatcatggcaatcaagattgtaataggacaagaactcatcaatgtgattagtgcgtacgcacctcaagtagggttggatacgagttcgaaggagaaattttgggaagaccttagagatttggtgcaaggaattgctcagacggagaagttatttataagaggagatttaaatggacacgtgggcagggagacaggcaactatggaggttttcatggtggccatggttttggggagagaaacgaggatgaggaagctatcttggattttgcaatggcatatgatctcttcttagccagcaccttctttaagaagaaagaagaacatgtgatcacctacaagaatgggtcgtcaaaaacacaaatagattttcttctaatgaggaaaggggatcgtataacttgtaaggattgcaaagttataccgggagagagcttggctaatcaacatcgcttgttggtgatggatgtacatatcaaaatagtgagaaaaaagaacaagacttggaagtgcccaaggactagatggtga